The genomic stretch CAACATCGTCGTGGTTAATGGATAAGTAACTTGGTCTTCAACGATTTGCGGCGCTTGGCCCGGGTAAGTGGTGCGGATAATCACTTGCACGTCGGATAAATCGGGCAAGGCGTCGATTGGCGTATTTTTCACCGCCCAAACGCCCCACACCATCAGCAGCACCGTGGTTAGCAAGACCATAAAGCGATTTTTAATCGACCAATGAATAATCGAACTAATCATGGTTATGCCCCCCTTTTACCGCCGCCGCAGCTTTGCCTTTAACGGCAATACGCGAGATTTTTGGCGCGCCATCTTGCTCGACCAGCGTAAATTCAACCTTGTCGCCGACTTTTAACGCAGCCAGTTGCGAGAGATCGATGACGTCAAACGGCATCGTCATCGACGGCCAATTCAGGCTGGCGATCGGGTCGTGCGCCAGCACCAGCTCGTCCTTGCTGACTTTTTTCACTTCACCAGTGCCGAAATGCTCGGCGACGGCAACCGCCTTGCTGTTCGCTTGCGCTGTTGATTCGCCTGTTTTCGCACCCATTCGCGCCAACACGCCGCGCAAGCTCGCTTCCGAATCGATCAAGAATTGCCCCGACACCACCACTTGCTCACCGGCGTTTAGACCCGCCACGATTTCGGTCTGCCCGCCAGCAGTAGCCCCCGTCTGCACCTCAACCGGAACAAACGCGCCTTTGCCGTCGCTGGTGATAATCACTTTGCGTTTGCCCGTCGCGATCACCGCGTCGCTCGGCACCAAGATCGCGCTCTTCGCCTCGCCATTCAGTGCAATTTGCGCGTACATGCCGGGGCGGATTTTGCCTTTGGGATTAGGCAATTCAAGCCGCACCCGCACGGTGCGGGTTTCGGTGTTGATCACCGGTAAAATAGCGCTGACCTTGGCGCCAAAAGGCTCGTTCGGCCAGGCGGCAAAGCGCACTTGCGCAGCACTACCAACGTCGATTTGGCCAATCTGAGCCTCAGGCACTTCGGCTTCGATCCACACGCTGGCCAGACCATTGATCCGCGCCAAAGCTTCCCCAGCTTGCAGCATCATGCCTTGGCGCACCATCAATTCGGCCACCACGCCGCCACGCGGCGCGGAGATCGTCACGACTGGCGATGCGACGCCGGTTTGTTCCAATTTGGCGATTTGCGCGCTACTCATGCCCAGTTGCAATAGCCGCGATTTGGCTGCGCTGCCCAATTGCGGATCCCGCCGTAACACCAAATATTCGTTTTGCGCCGCCAGCCATTCTGGCACGCGTACGTCGGCCAAGGCTCTGCCCGCAGCGATCACATCGCCCGCCGCCAGTTGGTACACGCGCTCGACAATGCCTGAGGTTCTGGCTTGCACAATCGCGACGTCTCTATCGTTTAGCACTACGCTGCCCGCAGCTTGCACGCCGCTTTGCAATTGGCCCGCAACTGCGCTGGCGATTTTTAAGCCGGTGTTTTGCGTCAGGCCCGCGTCGATGCGCACCGCGGCAGTGCCAGCGGCGTCGGCGTATTTGGGCACCAAGTCCATATCCATAAACGGCGACTTGCCCGGTTTATCAAAATGCACCTCGGGCTTCATTGGGTCGTACCAATATAATGGTTGCGCGCCCTCGGTTTTATCTTGGGGTATAGGCTGGTGAGATCCGGCCATAAAGTAGCCTGCGCCAATACCCGTAGCGAGTAATGCAATAGAAGCAGCGATGACGGTGAGTTTATTCATGATTATTGTTCCCCGGTCAGAAAGTGAATTTGCGTGGCTTTACTGGCCAGCTGGGATTGCAACTCGATTTGGCGTAACTGGTTTTTCAGTTTTTGCGTGCGTGCGCTCAGGACTTGATCGGCGCTGGCGCTACCAGCGCGGTAATTGGCAACGGCGAGCGCCACTTGCTGCTCCAACAGCGGCAGCACTTGCGTTGCTTGGCGTTGCAACTGGCTTTGTAGCGCGCGATATTCAGCGCTGAGCGTTGCGTAGTTTTGCTGCAAACTCGCTTGCCGCACCGCTACTTCAGCTTGGCTGCGCGCAATATTGGCCAGCGCCGCGCGCTCTTGCGGTGCGATTCGACCCGATGAGAACCAAGGCATATCGATGCTGACTTTCAGCATGCCCATATTGTCGCCCATCGTTCCGCGGGCATAGCCCAGCTCTACGCCCCAATCGACGTCTTTTTGCGCGTTCGCCAGCGCCAATTGCGCTTGCGAGCTACTTAACTGCGCTTGCGCCATTTGCATTTCGGGTTGCGTTTGCAACCCGTCGGCTTTCGCCAGCTGCGTTACAAAGGCCGGCAAAGACCCCGTCACGCTTTGCTGCGCGGCCTTGGGGCCGATCCAACGCGCCAGCTGCGCTAGTGCTTGCTGCTGCTCGGCGTGCAGCGCATCGATCTCATCGGCCAGCATCAAACCTTCCAGCTGCGCGCTCAAGGCCTCATTAGCGCCGCCAGTCGCGGCCAAGCTGGCTTTGGATTTGGCCTGCATCAGCTGGTTTTCTTGCTGCTGCGCCTGCAATTTGGCGATTTTTTGTTCGACAAAATACAGAGTGAGCCAAGCATTGGCCGCCTCTTGGCGAACATTCAGCCGTATGGCTAGGCTTTGCCGCTGGCTGGCACTCAGCTCGGCTTGCGCCATTTGCCGCTCGGCTTGGCGTTTTGATTCGCTCGGAAAATCTTGCATCACGCCGATGCTGCGTTTGCTTTTGCTCAGATCAAAGCGTGAATCGCCACTCAGCTGGACATCATCGAGCGCTAAATTGAGTTTGGGATTGGGCAAAAAGCCTGCGGCACTGCTCATTTCGGTTGCCGCTTCATCGGCAGCGCGACGCGCGGCCATTTCAGGGGCGTTTTGCTCAGCCAAGGACAAAGCCTCGTTAAAACTGAGCGCGTAAGTGTTGGCGCTCAATAGGCTAAGCGCCAGCGCCAAAGTTCGGGTCAACATAGAAGACTCCCAGATTCGAATGAATTGGGGCCACGGCGACGTGCAGAAACCCTAGATCAAAACCACAAAGGGCGGATCACTACACGCAGCACCAGGCCACGACGGTTCGAACTGGGTAGGCTAATTGCGGAAAACTTGGTATTGAATACGCAAGGGGCGCGCGTAATGATCGAGCGAGGCACTGGCCAGATCAAAGCGCTGGGGCTGCGGTTCGCTTTGCGACAACATCGGCGCAAAAACGTAGGCCAGTAGAAATAATGGAGGCGGAAGATTTGGAGTACGGCTATCGGCCGATTGATCGTCTTTTTGGCAATGCGCTTTGCAAAGTGGCTCTTGCTGCTGAACCATGGTTTGCGAATCACAATCGGGCATGCCTTGCATCCAATTGAATGTCGACATGCTGACAGAGCTGACCGGCTCAATCTGAGCCGGTTGCATACACGCGTACGCCGCCACCGCCAGTTGGGTCATGACCAACAAGCAAATGGTGAACAGCGAAATAACAAACTTGCGTGAACGCATAGCAACTCCAAACCGATTGCTTTGATCTTACAGCCTCGCCGGTAGCAAGGCTACTGATGCCATTCACAATCGGCGTTGAAGTTGATACGCGTCAAATCGGCGCAGCAATCGATTAGCAGCAATCGCCAGTCATTAAATGGCGATCCAGCCAATGCTCGCTGGTAATGCTCAGCACATTCGCACCAGCGGCATGAATCGCGCCACCGCCATGCACGGCGTGGGCAACGGCTCGCGGCGCTTGATAACGTTTGGCCATCGCAGTCAGGCTAATCGGCTGAATGCGCACGGCCTGCCCTGCGGTGCCAAAAGCTTCAAAACGGGCGATACAAATATCACGCATCGCGTTGACCGACACTTGCAAATATTTGCGGGGGTCGAATTCGGCGGGGTTTTGCGCCATAAAGCGGCGAATCGCACCGGTGGCGGCGAGCCGCAAATCGGTGTCGATATTAATTTTGCGCACGCCATAGCGAATACCGCGAATGATTTCCTCCACCGGCACGCCCCAAGTGGCAGCAATTTCGCCGCCGTGTGCGTTGATGATTTCTAACCATTCTTGCGGCACCGACGAGCTGCCGTGCATCACCAAATGTGTATTCGGTAAGCGTTCGTGAATTTGCTGGATACGCTCAATCGACAAAATTTCGCCGGTGGGTGGTCGGCTAAATTTATACGCGCCGTGGCTGGTGCCAATCGCAATCGCCAACGCATCGACTTGGGTAGCTTGCACAAAAGCGTAGGCTTCGTCCGGATCGGTCAGCAATTGTTTGGCATTAAGCTGGCCTGCCGCGCCAACGCCGTCCTCTTCGCCAGCTTGCCCGGTTTCCAAACTACCCAAGCAGCCAATTTCACCTTCGACCGACACGCCCAGCGCATGCGCCATCGCCACCACGCGGCGAGTGACTTCGACGTTGTAGTCGTAATCGCTCGGCGTTTTGCCATCATCGCGTAGCGAGCCGTCCATCATCACCGAGCTAAAGCCCAATTCAATCGCCTGCTGACACACCGCAGGGCTCGTGCCGTGATCTTGGTGCATCACCACCGGAATATGCGGAAACTCCTCCACCGCAGCCAGCATTAAATGGCGCAAAAATGGCGCGCCGGCGTATTTACGCGCGCCGGCTGAGGCCTGCATGATCACTGGGCTGCCGGTGCGATCGGCGGCCTCCATAATCGCGCGAACTTGCTCCAGATTATTCACATTAAACGCTGGCACGCCGTAATCGTGTTCAGCGGCATGATCGAGTAATTGGCGCATAGAAATAAGAGGCATAACAAACTCCACAAAGATATAGCTACAAGATTTAAAGCCTCAGGCCGCTGGCCACGAAGCGGGTCAACGCATACTTAATTAAATAAAGTTTCAAATAGGGTTTGATGCGCCTTTTCACTGTTTGAATTTGGAATACCTGTCTTGGTATTGCCCTCAATGCCATTTTGAGTAGTATCTTGCTTAAAATACCCCTCAATAGTGGCCACCTCGCCTTTCGCGCCCAAAATCACGGGTACACGCTGGTGCGTGTGCGTGGGCTGCACGTCCAGCAAGCGCATACGGCCGGTTGATGCAGCGCCGCCCGCCACTTCGACCAACATCGCCATTGGGTTGGCTTCGTATAAAAGGCGCAATTTGCCGTTTTGCGTTTTCGCGCGGCTGTCGGCTGGGTATAAAAACACGCCACCCCGCAGCAAAATCCGATGCACTTCGGCCACCATCGAGGCGACCCAGCGCATATTAAAATCGCGCCCGCGCACACCAACGGCCCCGGCCAAACAATCGGCGATATAGGCCTGAATCGGCCATTCCCAATGCCGCTGGTTGGAGGCATTGATCGCAAATTCCTTCGCTTGCTGGGCAATGCGCAAATTTGGATGCGTCAAAACAAACAGACCGGTTTCTTCGTCAAAAGTAAAACCATTGACCGCCACACCGGTGGTGATCACCAGCATCGTCGCTGGGCCATACAGCGCGTAACCAGCGCACAGTTGGCGCGTGCCACTTTGCAAACACACTTGCTCGTCACTCACCTCGTCGGGGGCCGACAAGATCGAGAAAATACTGCCGACCGAAATATTCACATCCAGATTGCTGGAGCCATCGAGCGGGTCGAACACCAAGGCCAAATCGGATTCTGGATTGCCAGCAATCACGTGCTCGACCTCTTCGCTGGCCAGCACGCGGGCTAAATCTTTCGTTGCGGCCACCATGATGTCGTGGCTAATCACATCGAGTTTTTGCTGCGCTTCGCCTTGGATATTGTCGCTGCCCGCTGCGCCGGTCATTTGCTGCAAAGCGGCGGAGCGCACCGCCACGGCGATCTGCCCGCACGCTTGCGCAACGCCGAGTAGCAAAGGCGCTACGCGCTGCAAGCTCGCATCGTCGCTGTGATGCCAGATAAATTCGTTTAATGATTGGGCTGTGGTTTGCGACATTTAAGCCACCTTTTGTGTATTAGCCAGGTTCAGATCGAGTTTGTTAGCGCAATTGACTGCTGAGTCGTAAATCGGCGCAAACAGCGCCAACTCTAATGCTGCCGCGCCAACCAGTACGCCATCGATATCGTCCATTTCCAATAATTGCTGTGCATTGCTTGCCTTCACGCTACCGCCGTACAGCACCGACATGCTGGCCGCAGCGCTGGCATCGGTTTGTGCCAGATAGCGCCGGATTAGCGCGTGCGTTTCTTGCGCCACTTCGGGCGTGGCCGCTTGGTTGGTACCAATCGCCCAGCGCGGCTCGTAGGCGATAATCGCGTTGCGCCAACCGGGTGTGGTCATCAACCAATCGAGTTGATTGCACAGCACTTGCTCGGTTTCGCCACGCTCACGCTCGCTGGCCGATTCGCCTATGCACACAATCGGGATAATGTTGGCGTTCAAACACGCGCGCGCTTTGCCAGCAATGAGCGCATCGTCTTCATAGTGATGCTGGCGGCGCTCGGAATGGCCGACCAAGGCATAGCGGCAGCCTACTTCTAGCAGCATCGCCGCCGACCATTCGCCGGTGCGCGCCCCGCTGGCCAGCTCTGCTACGTCTTGCGCGCTGCACGCCACGCCGCTGTCATTGGCCAATGCACTGACCACGGCCAAAAACGGTGCCGGTGGGCACACCACCAAATCGACGGCGGCCTGCTTCATCGCCACCATGGCCGGAATCATCGTGTGGCATAGCTCAAAGCTACCGTGCATTTTCCAGTTCGCCACGACCATTTTTTGGCGGCGTTGAGGCCCATCAGCCTTAGCCGCGGCCCTTGCTGCAAGCGCCAAGTGCGACTGAGCTTGAAACAAGTGTTGATTCTGAGGTGAGATTGCTGCGTTCATTGATCTTCCAGCCCTGGCCGAGTGAATCAAAAGCGAACATCAAACAACATTTATTCGCGCATTTATGTTCGCATTTTGCGCGTTTATTTTCTTTTTGCAAGCGAAAAATGTTTCAACTTTGTAAATTGTGTACAAAAGGCGAAAAAAAACACCGCCAAAGTGCGGTGCTTTTTCGTTTTCGAACATTACAACATTCACGACTCGCTCGCCGTAGGCGAGGCGATATACAACTCGGTGCCGGTCTCCTCGAGCACAGGCAGCAACTCGGCGGGAACATCTTGATCAGTAAATAGCGCCGTGATCTGGCGCAAATGCCCCATTTGCACCAAGGATGGGCGGCCAAATTTGGTGTGATCGACGACTAGAAACACATTACGCGCCTGCGCAATAATCGCCTCGGATGTGCGCGTTTCGCGCATTTCAAAATCGCGCAGCGTGCCATCCATCTCGATACACGCCACACCGAGCACCGCGTAATCGACGCGAAACTGGCGGATAAACTCGATCGTCGCTTCGCCGCAAATGCCATTGTCTTTCGCACGCATCACGCCACCGGCCAAAATCACTTCGCTATCGGCGTAATGGCACATTGTCATCGCGATATGCGGATTATTGGTAATCACGCGCAATCCCACATGATGCTGCAGCGCGCGCGCGACTGCTTCGCTGGTCGTACCCAGATTCATAAAAACAGAGGCATGGTTCGGAATATGCTCGGCGACTAGCTTAGCAATGCGCTCTTTAGCGTCGATATTGAGCACCTTGCGCGCGGAGTATTCGACGTTTTCAACGCTAGAATGCGCGCTCGCACCGCCATGCACCCGATGCAATTTACGCTCGTCCGCCAGCTGATTGATATCGCGGCGGATGGTTTGCGGCGTTACGCCAAAATGATG from Chitinibacter sp. SCUT-21 encodes the following:
- a CDS encoding efflux RND transporter periplasmic adaptor subunit, producing MNKLTVIAASIALLATGIGAGYFMAGSHQPIPQDKTEGAQPLYWYDPMKPEVHFDKPGKSPFMDMDLVPKYADAAGTAAVRIDAGLTQNTGLKIASAVAGQLQSGVQAAGSVVLNDRDVAIVQARTSGIVERVYQLAAGDVIAAGRALADVRVPEWLAAQNEYLVLRRDPQLGSAAKSRLLQLGMSSAQIAKLEQTGVASPVVTISAPRGGVVAELMVRQGMMLQAGEALARINGLASVWIEAEVPEAQIGQIDVGSAAQVRFAAWPNEPFGAKVSAILPVINTETRTVRVRLELPNPKGKIRPGMYAQIALNGEAKSAILVPSDAVIATGKRKVIITSDGKGAFVPVEVQTGATAGGQTEIVAGLNAGEQVVVSGQFLIDSEASLRGVLARMGAKTGESTAQANSKAVAVAEHFGTGEVKKVSKDELVLAHDPIASLNWPSMTMPFDVIDLSQLAALKVGDKVEFTLVEQDGAPKISRIAVKGKAAAAVKGGHNHD
- a CDS encoding TolC family protein, producing MLTRTLALALSLLSANTYALSFNEALSLAEQNAPEMAARRAADEAATEMSSAAGFLPNPKLNLALDDVQLSGDSRFDLSKSKRSIGVMQDFPSESKRQAERQMAQAELSASQRQSLAIRLNVRQEAANAWLTLYFVEQKIAKLQAQQQENQLMQAKSKASLAATGGANEALSAQLEGLMLADEIDALHAEQQQALAQLARWIGPKAAQQSVTGSLPAFVTQLAKADGLQTQPEMQMAQAQLSSSQAQLALANAQKDVDWGVELGYARGTMGDNMGMLKVSIDMPWFSSGRIAPQERAALANIARSQAEVAVRQASLQQNYATLSAEYRALQSQLQRQATQVLPLLEQQVALAVANYRAGSASADQVLSARTQKLKNQLRQIELQSQLASKATQIHFLTGEQ
- the fba gene encoding fructose-bisphosphate aldolase class II (catalyzes the reversible aldol condensation of dihydroxyacetonephosphate and glyceraldehyde 3-phosphate in the Calvin cycle, glycolysis, and/or gluconeogenesis), whose translation is MPLISMRQLLDHAAEHDYGVPAFNVNNLEQVRAIMEAADRTGSPVIMQASAGARKYAGAPFLRHLMLAAVEEFPHIPVVMHQDHGTSPAVCQQAIELGFSSVMMDGSLRDDGKTPSDYDYNVEVTRRVVAMAHALGVSVEGEIGCLGSLETGQAGEEDGVGAAGQLNAKQLLTDPDEAYAFVQATQVDALAIAIGTSHGAYKFSRPPTGEILSIERIQQIHERLPNTHLVMHGSSSVPQEWLEIINAHGGEIAATWGVPVEEIIRGIRYGVRKINIDTDLRLAATGAIRRFMAQNPAEFDPRKYLQVSVNAMRDICIARFEAFGTAGQAVRIQPISLTAMAKRYQAPRAVAHAVHGGGAIHAAGANVLSITSEHWLDRHLMTGDCC
- a CDS encoding class 1 fructose-bisphosphatase — protein: MSQTTAQSLNEFIWHHSDDASLQRVAPLLLGVAQACGQIAVAVRSAALQQMTGAAGSDNIQGEAQQKLDVISHDIMVAATKDLARVLASEEVEHVIAGNPESDLALVFDPLDGSSNLDVNISVGSIFSILSAPDEVSDEQVCLQSGTRQLCAGYALYGPATMLVITTGVAVNGFTFDEETGLFVLTHPNLRIAQQAKEFAINASNQRHWEWPIQAYIADCLAGAVGVRGRDFNMRWVASMVAEVHRILLRGGVFLYPADSRAKTQNGKLRLLYEANPMAMLVEVAGGAASTGRMRLLDVQPTHTHQRVPVILGAKGEVATIEGYFKQDTTQNGIEGNTKTGIPNSNSEKAHQTLFETLFN
- the tpiA gene encoding triose-phosphate isomerase, which encodes MNAAISPQNQHLFQAQSHLALAARAAAKADGPQRRQKMVVANWKMHGSFELCHTMIPAMVAMKQAAVDLVVCPPAPFLAVVSALANDSGVACSAQDVAELASGARTGEWSAAMLLEVGCRYALVGHSERRQHHYEDDALIAGKARACLNANIIPIVCIGESASERERGETEQVLCNQLDWLMTTPGWRNAIIAYEPRWAIGTNQAATPEVAQETHALIRRYLAQTDASAAASMSVLYGGSVKASNAQQLLEMDDIDGVLVGAAALELALFAPIYDSAVNCANKLDLNLANTQKVA
- a CDS encoding DeoR/GlpR family DNA-binding transcription regulator, with product MIFNPRQQELLEWVQRAGHVSVDELAHHFGVTPQTIRRDINQLADERKLHRVHGGASAHSSVENVEYSARKVLNIDAKERIAKLVAEHIPNHASVFMNLGTTSEAVARALQHHVGLRVITNNPHIAMTMCHYADSEVILAGGVMRAKDNGICGEATIEFIRQFRVDYAVLGVACIEMDGTLRDFEMRETRTSEAIIAQARNVFLVVDHTKFGRPSLVQMGHLRQITALFTDQDVPAELLPVLEETGTELYIASPTASES